The following are encoded together in the Ictalurus punctatus breed USDA103 chromosome 1, Coco_2.0, whole genome shotgun sequence genome:
- the tapbpl gene encoding tapasin-related protein — translation MLEIFIFASLHALAQGVQVADVMLSCSFIEEGGGMTGAHFIRSPATVVLRDLPMNSDLSPETITPYIPPVTPNADDLIFEATASSVEIPEAESLLHADCNEQEVICELSRYIPRGTKPDSVPVYFIASVQLEGGGVGFTLVLQAIVNENAESNTASLIQSKLQLPLSQWGTLITEAVFVVFSRSPSVATPIGEDTVLDCGYRQRDIPAEQNLALEWRWQYRGQGRTILDMKETEEGTLVEVDRDGASANSTLLVRDGNASLTMNKLKVSDEGTYICTINSGPFQTQQIVQLNIIQPPRVFFSENKITFQDESPHRLSCHCLHYYPLDVKVEWFSQLPSETESIDLTEGASSSSHRQHSDGTFSLSSFLIVQPSEHPPGTVFTCRVSHVALQAPSEVNLTVLTPEPGQFSNLGEYYWMILVTLILSIVFLYQASR, via the exons ATGCTTGAAATCTTCATTTTCGCTTCTCTGCACGCGTTGGCACAAG gtgtgcaGGTTGCAGATGTGATGCTGTCCTGCTCCTTCATTGAGGAGGGGGGAGGAATGACAGGAGCTCACTTCATACGCTCCCCTGCCACTGTGGTACTAAGGGACCTTCCTATGAACTCTGACCTCTCACCAGAAACCATCACTCCCTACATCCCTCCTGTCACCCCTAACGCTGATGACCTTATTTTTGAGGCCACGG CGTCATCAGTGGAGATTCCTGAAGCAGAGTCTCTTCTCCATGCGGACTGTAATGAACAGGAAGTGATTTGTGAATTGAGTCGTTATATCCCTCGAGGCACAAAACCGGATTCTGTACCTGTTTATTTCATCGCCTCAGTCCAGCTGGAAGGAGGCGGTGTCGGCTTCACTCTGGTGCTACAGGCGATAGTCAATGAGAATGCAGAATCAAATACTGCATCACTAATACAGAGCAAACTTCAGCTTCCTCTGAGCCAGTGGGGAACTCTGATCACAGAGG ctgtgtttgtggtgttctcTCGCTCACCTTCCGTCGCGACCCCTATAGGAGAAGACACTGTATTAGACTGTGGTTATAGGCAAAGGGACATCCCCGCAGAGCAGAATTTGGCTCTTGAGTGGCGCTGGCAGTACAGAGGACAAGGACGGACCATTCTGGATATGAAAGAGACTGAGGAAGGGACACTTG TGGAAGTGGATCGAGATGGAGCAAGTGCAAACTCGACCTTGCTAGTTAGAGACGGAAATGCATCTCTTACCATGAACAAGTTAAAGGTCTCAGATGAGGGCACATACATCTGCACCATTAACTCTGGACCCTTTCAGACCCAGCAAATAGTTCAGCTGAACATCATAC AACCACCCAGAGTTTTTTtctcagaaaacaaaataacatttcAAGATGAGTCTCCACATAGACTGAGTTGTCACTGTCTGCATTATTACCCCCTAGATGTAAAG GTGGAGTGGTTTTCTCAGCTcccttcagagacagagagcatcGACCTGACAGAGGGAGCCTCTTCCTCCAGCCATCGGCAGCACAGTGATGGGACGTTCTCTCTTTCATCCTTCCTCATCGTCCAACCATCTGAACACCCTCCTGGCACTGTGTTCACCTGCAGGGTCTCTCACGTTGCCCTGCAAGCTCCCAGTGAAGTTAACCTGACAGTACTCACACCTGAACCAGGTCAATTCAGCAATCTGG GGGAATATTATTGGATGATTCTGGTGACACTGATTTTGTCAATAGTGTTTTTATATCAAGCTTCAAGATAG
- the LOC108268478 gene encoding mannan-binding lectin serine protease 2, translating into MMILSVSVLLLPLVCSQLQGWINSPDHPLAYPNNCKMNWTQCASPGFTVSLTLIHLDLENSAQCEHDALMIFTGKDLFKSLCSNMSFMEMQSSINPHLHSASGGCLSIYFYSDDSLPEVHTGFNAFYQIQDVDECATQSNPCSHFCNNFIGGFRCSCPHGYLLNHNNRTCDAIKCGPPEPLLNGHVKFVKGSNNEYLSVIEYHCNKPFYISMGKQNGNYTCGATQIWRKTGDNISCHYVCGHHTLKSQYGRIFGGKSAPPGSFPWQVYLLNNENRGGAVIIGEKWLMTAAHNLVNHGTTVPTEKEHIKVYAGHNNVNQLDRFITLSISSVHVHSNYTTEYDNDIGLIKLNSKITFSENIRPICLPLKHDEMKTYRGWVSGYGVTDQLTTSNELKYVDISTVDQKTCRESFEKIRKTDTDLVHVTDNMFCAGDMMGGKDSCAGDSGSAFVVQEEGVHRAKGIVSWGVVQCGQPGMFGVYTQVSQYLDWINKIMSEKYLSFDESTVYLSKAISCPKLILLLSSYFLYYLGFKHCINGLKCSSNMINNTPAIVPARLFIIFMNMQKWRFVITSVMYGELHSPNYPEHYSAPLDKNWDLEVPPGYHIQLNFNYLKINPSQDCRNDSLMISYNEKVMKYCGEEDSENHSHPGNSSIFIPATKVKLSLLTNEVNQGPTPPVGFSAFYHATDVDECSLLSQEDGADPPCTQICLNTMGSYLCACHHGFKLDVDQCTCIRVQCESPKSINGRISPVLPTYYYRDVITAHCDIGYKIITKGVELSNYTFTCQSNGQWSLPLPRCHIIHCKNPPRLLHGEVKFISEPQNQYQSVIKLHCNRPYTFPATYNVTYTCDADKEWKDDQNNVLSEASKCVPECGRPMVGLERHKRVLGGHLAPQRAFPWHVFINHLHGGGGAVIAENWILTAANVLMIKNQIIDPNQMKIYVGVSDALKRSKFSPLGIKSLHIHPLYNNSDDTHYDHDIALIKLEKPIVYNADVMPLCLPPQEAEFTPGLTGWVSGFGQTALRKSSRYLRYTSLPLVDKKTCQNFVDNLRIPVALTDNMFCAGVPEGGKDACDGDGGGALVLKKDGVFWATGIVSWGYECGKPGRYGVYTLVSQYIAWINKTMSEN; encoded by the exons ATGATGATTCTCAG TGTGAgtgtgctgctgctgccacTGGTATGTTCACAGCTCCAGGGCTGGATAAACTCTCCTGATCATCCACTGGCATATCCTAACAACTGCAAAATGAACTGGACTCAGTGTGCTTCTCCAGGCTTCACTGTATCTCTCACCCTCATTCACCTGGACCTGGAGAACAGTGCACAATGTGAACATGATGCTCTCATG ATATTCACTGGGAAGGATCTGTTCAAGTCTTTGTGTTCCAACATGTCCTTTATGGAGATGCAGTCTTCTATCAATCCTCATCTTCACTCTGCTTCTGGAGGttgtttatccatttatttctATTCAGATGACTCACTCCCAGAGGTTCATACTGGATTCAATGCCTTTTACCAAATCCAAG ATGTTGATGAATGTGCAACGCAGAGTAATCCATGCAGCCATTTCTGCAACAACTTCATCGGAGGATTCCGTTGCAGCTGTCCACATGGATATCTTCTTAATCATAACAACCGCACCTGTGAtg CAATTAAATGTGGGCCCCCTGAACCCTTGCTGAATGGACATGTGAAATTTGTTAAAGGTTCTAATAATGAATACCTGTCAGTCATTGAGTACCACTGCAATAAACCATTTTACATTTCCATGGGAAAACAAAATG GAAACTACACATGTGGTGCTACCCAAATATGGAGGAAAACTGGCGATAATATATCATGCCATTATG tatgTGGTCACCACACATTAAAGTCTCAGTATGGCAGAATATTTGGAGGAAAGTCGGCTCCCCCTGGTTCCTTTCCTTGGCAGGTCTATCTTCTTAATAATGAAAATAGAGGAGGGGCAGTTATCATTGGAGAAAAATGGTTAATGACTGCAGCTCACAACTTGGTGAATCATGGTACTACAGTCCCCACAGAAAAGGAACACATTAAG GTATATGCTGGTCATAATAATGTAAACCAACTGGACAGGTTTATTACCCTTAGTATTTCATCAGTGCATGTACATTCAAACTACACTACAGAGTATGACAATGATATTGGCCTAATTAAGCTCAATTCAAAAATTACATTCAGTGAGAATATCAGGCCAATTTGTCTACCACTGAAGCatgatgaaatgaaaacctACAGAGG GTGGGTGTCTGGTTATGGCGTGACTGATCAGCTAACAACTTCCAATGAATTAAAATATGTTGATATTTCTACTGTGGACCAAAAGACATGTAGAGAGTCTTTTGAAAAGATAAGGAAAACTGACACAGACCTTGTCCATGTTACAGACAACATGTTTTGTGCTGGAGATATGATGGGTGGAAAGGATTCATGCGCAGGTGATAGTGGGTCAGCCTTTGTTGTACAAGAAGAAGGTGTACACAGGGCAAAAGGTATTGTTAGCTGGGGTGTTGTACAATGTGGCCAACCTGGCATGTTTGGAGTGTATACACAAGTATCACAGTATCTTGACTGGATAAATAAGATAATGAGTGAAAAATA TTTGTCCTTTGATGAGTctactgtttatttatctaaagCAATCTCTTGCCCCAAGTTAATACTGCTGTTGAGTTCTTATTTCCTCTATTATCTTGGTTTTAAACACTGCATTAATGGACTTAAATGTTCATCTAATATG ATTAATAACACTCCCGCTATTGTCCCTGCCAGGCTTTTTATAATCTTTATGAACATGCAAAAATGGAGGTTTGTAATCACGTCTGTGATGTATGGTGAGTTACACTCTCCTAATTACCCTGAACATTATTCGGCTCCCCTTGATAAAAACTGGGATTTGGAGGTGCCTCCCGGTTATCACATTCAGCTCAATTTCAACTATCTCAAAATCAATCCATCACAAGACTGCAGGAATGATTCTCTCATG ATATCCTACAACGAGAAAGTGATGAAGTACTGTGGTGAGGAGGATTCAGAGAACCACAGCCATCCAGGAAACAGTTCCATCTTTATACCTGCCACTAAAGTAAAGCTCTCTCTTCTTACTAATGAAGTTAACCAAGGGCCTACCCCACCTGTGGGCTTCTCTGCATTTTACCATGCTACAG ATGTAGATGAGTGTTCATTGCTGAGTCAAGAAGATGGAGCAGATCCTCCCTGCACTCAGATCTGCCTCAACACCATGGGTTCATACCTTTGTGCTTGTCATCATGGCTTCAAGCTGGATGTTGATCAGTGCACATGTATTC GGGTACAGTGTGAGTCTCCAAAAAGCATAAACGGGAGGATTAGCCCAGTGCTTCCCACATACTACTACAGAGATGTGATCACTGCTCACTGTGACATAGGCTACAAAATCATTACA aaaggaGTAGAGCTCAGTAATTACACATTTACCTGTCAGAGTAATGGCCAGTGGAGTTTACCTCTTCCTCGGTGCCATA TTATACATTGTAAAAACCCACCACGCTTGCTACATGGAGAAGTGAAATTCATCTCTGAGCCTCAAAATCAATATCAATCTGTTATAAAGCTGCACTGTAATAGACCATACACTTTTCCTGCAACATACAATG TAACCTACACCTGTGATGCAGATAAGGAATGGAAAGATGACCAAAACAATGTCTTGTCTGAGGCTTCAAAATGTGTCCCAG AGTGTGGACGCCCAATGGTTGGCCTGGAGCGTCATAAGAGGGTGTTAGGAGGTCATCTTGCTCCACAACGAGCCTTCCCCTGGCATGTCTTTATAAATCACTTACATGGAGGAGGTGGAGCTGTCATAGCAGAGAACTGGATCTTGACAGCAGCAAATGTTCTAATGATCAAAAACCAGATTATTGACCCCAACCAAATGAAG atATATGTTGGAGTGAGTGATGCACTAAAACGATCTAAGTTCTCACCTCTTGGGATCAAGTCTTTACACATCCACCCCTTGTATAATAACTCAGATGATACACACTATGACCATGACATCGCATTAATAAAGCTGGAGAAGCCCATTGTGTACAATGCTGATGTGATGCCATTGTGTTTGCCTCCACAAGAAGCTGAATTTACACCTGGTCTTACTGG GTGGGTCTCTGGATTTGGTCAGACAGCGTTAAGGAAATCATCCAGGTATCTCAGGTATACCTCCCTCCCTCTTGTGGATAAAAAGACATGCCAAAATTTTGTCGATAATTTAAGGATCCCAGTGGCCCTGACAGACAACATGTTCTGTGCTGGTGTACCCGAAGGTGGAAAAGATGCATGTGATGGAGATGGTGGTGGGGCACTGGTTTTAAAAAAGGATGGTGTGTTCTGGGCCACAGGCATTGTTAGCTGGGGTTATGAGTGTGGCAAACCAGGTAGATATGGAGTGTACACTCTTGTGTCACAGTATATAGCCTGGATAAACAAGACAATGAGTGAAAACTAA
- the LOC108273189 gene encoding holocytochrome c-type synthase isoform X1: MADFRMGGSASSPAATVQAEAHFGSSMPPEGCPMHQAHQDSSPPSECPMHQADSQTTAPVAPAHQERAYDFVECPMKAAKKGMSDIDPTNMMPPPNQQPASDQPFPLPVNREESTIPRFGSEKNWVYPSEQMFWNAMLRKGWHWKDDSLSQHDMTNIIKIHNRNNEQAWEEILKWEALHAGECPCGPSLKRFGGKAKEFSPRARIRHWMGYELPFDRHDWIVDRCGKEVRYVIDYYEGDLDKSTYQFSILDVRPAIDSLEAVWDRVKVAWWRWTS; encoded by the exons ATGGCT GACTTCAGGATGGGTGGTTCAGCGTCCAGTCCTGCTGCTACTGTTCAAGCCGAGGCTCACTTTGGCAGCAGCATGCCTCCAGAGGGCTGTCCAATGCACCAGGCACACCAGGACA GTTCTCCTCCTTCTGAGTGCCCCATGCATCAGGCTGATTCTCAGACCACTGCTCCTGTGGCACCAGCGCACCAGGAGAGGGCCTACGACTTTGTGGAGTGCCCCATGAAGGCTGCAAAAAAAGGAATGTCTGACATCGATCCAACAAACATG ATGCCACCACCAAACCAGCAGCCGGCTTCTGACCAGCCTTTCCCCCTGCCTGTTAACAGAGAGGAGTCCACGATTCCTAGATTCGGCTCAGAAAAAAACTGGGTGTATCCCTCGGAGCAAATGTTCTGGAATGCCATGTTGAGAAAGGG GTGGCATTGGAAGGATGACAGTCTTTCCCAGCATGACATGACAAATATCATAAAAATCCACAACCGCAACAATGAACAGGCCTGGGAGGAGATCCTGAAATGGGAGGCACTGCATGCTGG CGAATGTCCATGTGGCCCATCTTTGAAAAGGTTTGGTGGTAAAGCAAAGGAGTTTTCACCCAGAGCCAGGATACGTCATTGGATGGG ATATGAACTACCTTTCGACCGACATGACTGGATTGTGGATCGTTGTGGAAAAGAGGTCCGGTATGTGATTGACTATTATGAAGGGGACCTTGACAAAAGCACGTACCAGTTCTCGATCTTGGATGTGCGTCCTGCGATTGACTCTCTTGAAGCAGTGTGGGACAGAGTAAAGGTGGCCTGGTGGCGATGGACATCTTAA
- the LOC108273189 gene encoding holocytochrome c-type synthase isoform X2, translating to MGGSASSPAATVQAEAHFGSSMPPEGCPMHQAHQDSSPPSECPMHQADSQTTAPVAPAHQERAYDFVECPMKAAKKGMSDIDPTNMMPPPNQQPASDQPFPLPVNREESTIPRFGSEKNWVYPSEQMFWNAMLRKGWHWKDDSLSQHDMTNIIKIHNRNNEQAWEEILKWEALHAGECPCGPSLKRFGGKAKEFSPRARIRHWMGYELPFDRHDWIVDRCGKEVRYVIDYYEGDLDKSTYQFSILDVRPAIDSLEAVWDRVKVAWWRWTS from the exons ATGGGTGGTTCAGCGTCCAGTCCTGCTGCTACTGTTCAAGCCGAGGCTCACTTTGGCAGCAGCATGCCTCCAGAGGGCTGTCCAATGCACCAGGCACACCAGGACA GTTCTCCTCCTTCTGAGTGCCCCATGCATCAGGCTGATTCTCAGACCACTGCTCCTGTGGCACCAGCGCACCAGGAGAGGGCCTACGACTTTGTGGAGTGCCCCATGAAGGCTGCAAAAAAAGGAATGTCTGACATCGATCCAACAAACATG ATGCCACCACCAAACCAGCAGCCGGCTTCTGACCAGCCTTTCCCCCTGCCTGTTAACAGAGAGGAGTCCACGATTCCTAGATTCGGCTCAGAAAAAAACTGGGTGTATCCCTCGGAGCAAATGTTCTGGAATGCCATGTTGAGAAAGGG GTGGCATTGGAAGGATGACAGTCTTTCCCAGCATGACATGACAAATATCATAAAAATCCACAACCGCAACAATGAACAGGCCTGGGAGGAGATCCTGAAATGGGAGGCACTGCATGCTGG CGAATGTCCATGTGGCCCATCTTTGAAAAGGTTTGGTGGTAAAGCAAAGGAGTTTTCACCCAGAGCCAGGATACGTCATTGGATGGG ATATGAACTACCTTTCGACCGACATGACTGGATTGTGGATCGTTGTGGAAAAGAGGTCCGGTATGTGATTGACTATTATGAAGGGGACCTTGACAAAAGCACGTACCAGTTCTCGATCTTGGATGTGCGTCCTGCGATTGACTCTCTTGAAGCAGTGTGGGACAGAGTAAAGGTGGCCTGGTGGCGATGGACATCTTAA